In Streptomyces chartreusis, the following proteins share a genomic window:
- a CDS encoding organic hydroperoxide resistance protein has product MDALYTAVATATHGRDGRAVSNDGRIDLKLAPPVELGGNGEGTNPEQLFAAGYAACFGSALGLVGRQAKVDVTDAAVTAEVGIGKQGEGFGLKVTLRVELPDTLDEETGRKLVEQAHQVCPYSNATRGNIEVDLVIE; this is encoded by the coding sequence ATGGACGCGCTCTACACCGCTGTCGCCACCGCCACCCACGGCCGTGACGGTCGCGCCGTCTCCAACGACGGCAGGATCGACCTCAAGCTGGCCCCGCCGGTGGAGCTGGGCGGCAACGGGGAGGGCACCAACCCGGAGCAGCTGTTCGCCGCCGGCTACGCCGCCTGCTTCGGCAGCGCGCTCGGCCTCGTCGGCCGCCAGGCCAAGGTCGACGTCACCGACGCCGCCGTCACCGCCGAGGTCGGCATAGGCAAGCAGGGCGAGGGCTTCGGCCTGAAGGTGACGCTGCGCGTGGAGCTTCCCGACACCCTGGACGAGGAGACCGGCCGCAAGCTCGTCGAGCAGGCCCACCAGGTCTGCCCCTACTCCAACGCCACCCGCGGCAACATCGAGGTCGACCTCGTCATCGAGTAG
- a CDS encoding glycosyltransferase family 2 protein: MDPHAPHTAPVPRVGVVVIGHDDAAHVTAAVRSALAQGPVVGEIVAVDDCSTDDSVELLTRLAAGEPRVRVVRRRVDSGGCGSPRNTGLDRVTSPYVMFLDSGDLLPPGAADALLRAATDAGADVAGGLCVRREVPEQRRAPAGREAPEKGREVPWEAGLHAARAVYESPAQRPRLVHDTLCVNKLYRTDFLRDHGIRFPEGRFRHGDLVFSARVLAAGPRIALVPNRVYVRHVRGCADRLPSSPGRAGIADWRARTEANRAAYEILLAAGRKELAREARAKFLDHELRMYACELESHDVHHRRAWWTLTRAYLAEYDASDWEHRPTAPGCLVGRVVLASPEPRDLPHIRALAARPARLLPPYAHTPDGTPAWSAGLPGITLEPLLTRPVRFLPLTVDAELRPRARTALLRLRLHELYGRMAQAGPEALEVEWRCRATGRAVGPRTTVGLAAPAVGGAGVFWSAEVTLRWAAFAFGRMPAGGARVWDLRLRVRFRGGAYREVTAQARAGAELPRRCAVVGARHSVVLMEPYSTHSGALALRVAPASRGVMSVVHDGLRRLLHCHSRPQAH, translated from the coding sequence ATGGACCCTCACGCCCCGCACACCGCGCCCGTACCGCGGGTCGGCGTCGTGGTCATCGGCCACGACGACGCCGCGCACGTGACGGCCGCCGTGCGCTCGGCGCTGGCCCAGGGGCCCGTCGTCGGTGAGATCGTCGCCGTCGACGACTGCTCGACGGACGACAGCGTGGAACTGCTCACGCGCCTCGCCGCGGGCGAACCGCGGGTGCGGGTGGTCCGGCGCCGGGTCGACAGCGGCGGCTGCGGCAGCCCGCGCAACACCGGCCTGGACCGGGTGACCTCGCCGTATGTGATGTTCCTGGACAGCGGCGACCTGCTGCCGCCGGGCGCGGCCGACGCGCTGCTCAGGGCGGCGACGGACGCGGGGGCGGACGTGGCGGGTGGGTTGTGTGTGCGGCGGGAGGTGCCGGAGCAGAGACGCGCACCCGCGGGGCGCGAGGCACCGGAGAAGGGGCGCGAGGTGCCCTGGGAGGCCGGTCTCCATGCCGCGCGCGCGGTGTACGAGAGCCCGGCGCAGCGCCCGCGTCTCGTCCACGACACGCTCTGCGTCAACAAGCTCTACCGCACCGACTTCCTGCGCGACCACGGCATCCGCTTCCCCGAGGGCCGCTTCCGCCACGGGGACCTCGTCTTCAGCGCGCGCGTACTGGCCGCCGGTCCGCGCATCGCCCTCGTCCCGAACCGGGTCTACGTCCGGCACGTGCGCGGCTGCGCCGACCGGCTCCCGAGTTCCCCGGGCCGGGCCGGCATCGCCGACTGGCGGGCGCGCACGGAGGCGAACCGCGCGGCGTACGAGATCCTGCTGGCCGCCGGGCGCAAGGAGCTCGCGCGGGAGGCGCGGGCGAAGTTCCTCGACCACGAGCTGCGGATGTACGCGTGCGAGCTGGAGTCGCACGACGTGCACCACCGGCGCGCATGGTGGACGCTCACGCGGGCGTATCTGGCGGAGTACGACGCGTCCGACTGGGAGCACCGCCCCACCGCCCCCGGCTGCCTCGTCGGCCGGGTCGTCCTGGCCTCCCCCGAGCCCCGTGACCTGCCCCACATCCGGGCCCTGGCCGCCCGCCCGGCCCGGCTGCTCCCGCCCTACGCGCACACCCCCGACGGCACCCCCGCCTGGTCGGCCGGCCTCCCCGGGATCACCCTCGAACCCCTGCTGACCCGCCCCGTCCGCTTCCTCCCGCTCACCGTCGACGCCGAACTGCGGCCACGCGCGCGTACCGCCCTCCTGCGGCTGCGCCTGCACGAGCTGTACGGCCGGATGGCACAGGCGGGCCCGGAGGCTCTGGAGGTGGAGTGGCGGTGCCGGGCGACGGGGCGGGCGGTGGGGCCGCGGACGACGGTGGGGCTCGCCGCGCCGGCCGTGGGGGGCGCGGGTGTCTTCTGGTCGGCGGAGGTGACACTCCGGTGGGCCGCGTTCGCGTTCGGCCGGATGCCCGCCGGCGGGGCGCGCGTATGGGATCTGCGGCTGCGGGTGCGCTTCCGGGGCGGCGCGTACCGGGAGGTCACGGCGCAGGCGCGCGCGGGCGCCGAACTGCCGCGCCGGTGCGCCGTGGTGGGCGCCCGGCACTCCGTCGTACTCATGGAGCCGTACAGCACACACTCCGGGGCGCTCGCACTACGCGTGGCCCCCGCTTCACGGGGAGTCATGTCGGTTGTCCATGACGGACTCCGCCGCCTGCTTCACTGTCACTCACGACCACAGGCCCACTGA
- a CDS encoding response regulator transcription factor, translating into MRVVIAEDNALLREGLVLLLTSAGHEVVAVAGTGPEILPALLEHRPDAAVVDVRMPPDFRDEGLRAALAARKELPGLPVLVLSQYVEESYAAELLAGGASGLGYLLKDRVGRVDEFLDALERVAAGGTALDPEVVTELLTRRPDSPLDSLTPREREVLALMAEGHDNATIARTLVVTERAVHKHIGNVFLKLGLPQSDSGHRRVLAVLTYLNNS; encoded by the coding sequence TGCTGCGTGAGGGCCTCGTCCTGCTCCTGACGTCCGCCGGGCACGAGGTCGTGGCCGTCGCCGGCACCGGCCCCGAGATCCTGCCCGCCCTGCTGGAGCACCGCCCCGACGCGGCCGTCGTCGACGTGCGGATGCCGCCGGACTTCCGCGACGAGGGGCTGCGCGCCGCACTCGCCGCGCGCAAGGAGCTGCCCGGGCTGCCGGTCCTGGTGCTCTCCCAGTACGTCGAGGAGTCGTACGCCGCGGAACTCCTCGCCGGAGGTGCGAGCGGCCTCGGCTATCTGCTCAAGGACCGGGTCGGCCGGGTGGACGAGTTCCTCGACGCCCTGGAGCGGGTCGCGGCCGGCGGCACCGCCCTGGACCCCGAGGTCGTCACCGAACTCCTGACCCGCCGCCCCGACTCACCCCTGGACTCCCTCACTCCGCGCGAACGCGAGGTGCTGGCCCTCATGGCCGAGGGGCACGACAACGCGACCATCGCCCGGACCCTCGTCGTCACCGAACGCGCCGTCCACAAGCACATCGGCAACGTCTTCCTCAAGCTCGGCCTGCCGCAGAGTGACAGCGGGCATCGCCGGGTGCTTGCGGTGCTGACGTATCTGAACAACTCGTAG
- a CDS encoding bifunctional glycosyltransferase/CDP-glycerol:glycerophosphate glycerophosphotransferase, with translation MPRFSIIVPVFKVQGFLRECLDSVLGQSYTDFEVIAVDDRSPDGCPAILDGYAERDARVRVLHLAENVGLGRARNAGLAQASGDYVLFLDSDDHYTPGLLEAVAARLETTGDPDILVFDHVRTHWWGRGGRSTSADLLAAAGTGTVSVRENQEYLHLFLVAWNKAYRRDFFLGHDLAYAPGLYEDAPVTYRSMVLADRVACLERIGVEYRQRRQGAITRTPGRRHFDIFPQYESLFAFLRQRPDLAWACPPLFERALDHMLFVLAREDRVRLGHRPDFYRAIRSFYARHVPEGFVPPGGTRGQEMRLLATASYESFAAARALRELRGVVASGRRRVTRVAGQRAGRMLYAARSRRPLDPHLAVYSAFSHRGVLGDPAAIHAKAGEIAPHLRGVWVVREDAADTMAPGIDFVTPGSRRYHEVMARATYWVNNVNWPGTLGKRPGSVHIHTHQGTPLKHMAADLLAKPGARHGFDVPKMLWRADRWDHSLVANRHSELVWERAYPCHFASARTGSPRNDVLVNANAEATEAARARLGVPAGHTVVLYAPTRRDYRRGGHVDRIDLARFARDLGTGHTLVVRLHPALAKGIARGMGLADLHRRGVLIDATDEPHVEDVMLAADVLVTDYSALMFDYANLDRPIVVHADDWGAYTASRGTYFDITADAPGHVSRSYRELAWLFASGTWQDAESARFRRGFRERFCEFDDGLAAERVVRTLMLGEGMEGPAAGRVPGPASARSLLDAH, from the coding sequence GTGCCCCGCTTCAGCATCATCGTGCCCGTCTTCAAGGTGCAGGGCTTCCTGCGGGAGTGCCTGGACTCGGTGCTCGGGCAGTCGTACACCGACTTCGAGGTGATCGCGGTCGACGACCGCTCACCCGACGGCTGCCCGGCCATCCTGGACGGCTACGCCGAGCGCGACGCACGCGTGCGTGTGCTGCACCTCGCGGAGAACGTCGGTCTCGGCCGGGCCCGCAACGCCGGGCTGGCGCAGGCGAGCGGCGACTACGTCCTGTTCCTGGACAGCGACGACCACTACACGCCGGGCCTGCTGGAGGCGGTCGCCGCGCGGCTGGAGACGACCGGCGACCCGGACATCCTGGTCTTCGACCATGTGCGCACGCACTGGTGGGGGCGCGGTGGCCGCAGCACGTCGGCGGACCTGCTGGCGGCGGCCGGCACCGGCACGGTCAGCGTGCGGGAGAACCAGGAGTACCTGCATCTGTTCCTGGTCGCGTGGAACAAGGCGTACCGGCGCGACTTCTTCCTCGGGCACGACCTGGCGTACGCCCCGGGCCTGTACGAGGACGCGCCCGTCACCTACCGCTCGATGGTGCTGGCCGACCGGGTCGCCTGTCTGGAGCGGATCGGAGTCGAGTACCGGCAGCGCCGGCAGGGCGCGATCACCAGGACGCCGGGGCGGCGGCACTTCGACATCTTCCCGCAGTACGAGTCCCTGTTCGCGTTCCTGCGGCAGCGCCCGGACCTGGCGTGGGCGTGCCCGCCGCTGTTCGAACGGGCCCTGGACCACATGCTGTTCGTGCTGGCCCGCGAGGACCGGGTGCGGCTCGGGCACCGGCCGGACTTCTACCGGGCGATCCGCTCGTTCTACGCCCGGCACGTCCCCGAGGGCTTCGTCCCGCCCGGCGGCACGCGCGGCCAGGAGATGCGGCTGCTGGCCACGGCGTCGTACGAGTCGTTCGCCGCGGCCCGTGCGCTGCGCGAGCTGCGCGGGGTCGTCGCGAGCGGCAGGCGGCGGGTGACGCGGGTGGCCGGGCAGCGGGCCGGGCGGATGCTGTACGCGGCCCGGTCGAGGCGGCCCCTGGATCCGCACCTCGCCGTGTACTCGGCGTTCTCGCACCGGGGCGTGCTGGGCGATCCGGCGGCCATCCACGCGAAGGCCGGCGAGATCGCCCCGCACCTGAGGGGCGTGTGGGTGGTGCGGGAGGACGCGGCGGACACGATGGCGCCCGGCATCGACTTCGTGACGCCGGGCTCGCGGCGCTATCACGAGGTCATGGCGCGGGCGACGTACTGGGTGAACAACGTCAACTGGCCCGGCACCCTGGGCAAGCGGCCCGGCAGCGTCCACATCCACACCCATCAGGGCACCCCGCTGAAGCACATGGCTGCCGACCTGCTGGCCAAGCCCGGTGCCCGGCACGGCTTCGACGTGCCGAAGATGCTGTGGCGGGCCGACCGCTGGGACCACAGCCTGGTGGCCAACCGGCACTCGGAGCTGGTGTGGGAGCGGGCCTACCCGTGTCATTTCGCGTCGGCGCGGACGGGCAGTCCGCGCAACGACGTGCTGGTGAACGCGAACGCCGAGGCCACCGAGGCGGCCCGCGCCCGGCTCGGCGTCCCGGCCGGGCACACCGTCGTGCTGTACGCGCCGACCCGCCGCGACTACCGCCGCGGCGGCCATGTCGACCGGATCGACCTGGCCCGGTTCGCCCGGGACCTCGGCACCGGCCACACGCTCGTCGTACGGCTGCACCCGGCGCTGGCGAAGGGCATCGCGCGCGGGATGGGCCTGGCCGATCTGCACCGGCGGGGCGTGCTGATCGACGCGACGGACGAGCCGCACGTCGAGGACGTGATGCTCGCGGCCGATGTGCTGGTCACCGACTACTCCGCCCTGATGTTCGACTACGCCAACCTGGACCGGCCGATCGTGGTCCACGCCGACGACTGGGGCGCGTACACGGCGAGCCGGGGCACCTACTTCGACATCACGGCCGACGCGCCGGGTCATGTGTCGCGCTCCTACCGGGAGTTGGCGTGGCTGTTCGCCTCCGGGACCTGGCAGGACGCGGAGTCGGCGCGCTTCAGGCGGGGATTCCGGGAGCGGTTCTGCGAGTTCGACGACGGGCTGGCCGCCGAGCGGGTCGTCCGCACGCTGATGCTGGGCGAGGGGATGGAGGGGCCGGCGGCGGGCCGGGTCCCCGGTCCGGCGAGCGCGCGGTCACTCCTCGACGCCCACTGA
- a CDS encoding MarR family winged helix-turn-helix transcriptional regulator gives MTTTPTADWLRLDQQICFSLNAASRAFGGVYRVVLKELGLTYPQYLVMLVLWEHGDLPVKKLGEHLRLDSGTLSPLLKRLETAGLVRRERSARDERSVEVRLTDEGVALRERALQVPRRIVAATGFDKDAIGELRERLDQLTEALDAAALEEARGLEA, from the coding sequence ATGACGACCACGCCCACGGCCGACTGGCTCCGCCTCGACCAGCAGATCTGCTTCTCCCTGAACGCCGCCTCGCGCGCCTTCGGCGGCGTCTACCGCGTGGTCCTGAAGGAGCTGGGGCTCACGTATCCGCAGTACCTGGTGATGCTGGTGCTGTGGGAGCACGGCGACCTGCCCGTGAAGAAGCTCGGCGAGCATCTGCGCCTGGACTCCGGCACGCTCTCGCCGCTGCTCAAGCGGCTGGAGACGGCCGGCCTGGTGCGCCGGGAGCGCAGCGCCCGCGACGAGCGCTCGGTGGAGGTGCGGCTCACCGACGAGGGCGTCGCGCTGCGCGAGCGGGCGCTGCAGGTGCCGCGCCGGATCGTCGCGGCCACGGGCTTCGACAAGGACGCGATCGGCGAGCTGCGGGAGCGGCTGGACCAGCTCACCGAGGCACTGGACGCGGCGGCACTGGAGGAGGCGCGCGGGCTGGAGGCGTGA
- a CDS encoding bifunctional glycosyltransferase/CDP-glycerol:glycerophosphate glycerophosphotransferase encodes MPRFSIIVPSHGVAGRLPQALDSVLGQSFGDFELIPVTDGPDAPAQGVAAGYAERDCRVAPVHSPPAAGLAGARDAGLRAATGDWLLFLDGDDTLLPGALAALDARLGETGDVDVLYFEHERTPWWAGEPTNPAAPVLARTPDGAFPPERAPHLTGVELPAWSAAYRRAFLTERQLTFPEGRFTDIGFGGLVALSAERVAVLRQVVVRHLLRRQGNRLGLPGGHHFELLAQAELVLARAAELQLPAERFGPLFEQLFAAVLKTAAHPRRLPRRRRAFFQRASGLYRRYRPAGYRTPGGSLGVQHRLLASGAYLAFRALRGANRSLARAVSAVPRPRGLRTRLRYRHRLRTRLDANLAVYCAYWGRGYVCNPAAIHAKARELAPHIRSVFLVEADRAHTVPEGVEYAVIGSREYWDALARAKYLINNANFADAVVKRKGSVHLSTQHGTPLKKMGADQATYPVVAAATGSFSRLLARVDRWDFNLSSNRHSTEVWERAFPSAHETLEYGYPRNDVYCTATADDVARVRRELGVPEDKKALLFAPTHRDHATGFETGLDLEALCEEIGDEYVVLLRAHYFYDRGAARGTGRVIDVTGHGSAEDVCLAADALITDYSSIMFDYANLDRPIVVYADDWDVYRELRGVYFDLMEAPPGRMARTLGELAAVLRDGSYADEEAGTLRAAFRERFCQFDDGHAAERVVRRVLLGEPPEALPPVVPLAERIPAPAATTLVRS; translated from the coding sequence ATGCCCCGCTTCAGCATCATCGTTCCGTCCCACGGGGTCGCGGGCCGGCTGCCCCAGGCGCTGGACTCGGTCCTGGGCCAGTCCTTCGGCGACTTCGAGCTGATCCCGGTCACGGACGGCCCCGACGCCCCGGCGCAGGGCGTCGCCGCCGGGTACGCCGAGCGGGACTGCCGGGTGGCGCCCGTGCACTCGCCGCCCGCGGCCGGGCTGGCCGGGGCGCGCGACGCCGGGCTGCGGGCCGCGACCGGTGACTGGCTGCTGTTCCTGGACGGCGACGACACGCTGCTGCCGGGCGCGCTGGCTGCGCTGGACGCCCGGCTGGGCGAGACCGGTGACGTGGACGTCCTGTACTTCGAGCACGAACGCACCCCGTGGTGGGCGGGCGAGCCGACCAACCCGGCCGCGCCGGTGCTGGCCCGCACGCCGGACGGTGCCTTCCCGCCCGAGCGGGCCCCGCACCTCACCGGCGTGGAGCTGCCGGCGTGGAGCGCGGCCTACCGGCGTGCCTTCCTCACCGAACGGCAGCTCACCTTCCCCGAGGGCCGCTTCACCGACATCGGCTTCGGCGGCCTGGTCGCGCTGAGCGCCGAGCGCGTGGCGGTGCTGCGGCAGGTCGTCGTACGGCATCTGCTGCGCCGGCAGGGCAACCGGCTCGGCCTGCCGGGCGGGCATCACTTCGAGCTGCTCGCGCAGGCCGAGCTGGTGCTCGCTCGGGCCGCCGAACTTCAGCTGCCCGCGGAGCGGTTCGGGCCGCTGTTCGAGCAGCTCTTCGCGGCCGTGCTGAAGACGGCCGCTCATCCGCGCAGGCTGCCGCGCCGGCGCCGGGCGTTCTTCCAGCGGGCGAGCGGGCTGTACCGGCGCTACCGGCCCGCCGGGTACCGGACGCCGGGCGGCAGTCTGGGGGTGCAGCACCGGCTGCTGGCGAGCGGGGCGTACCTGGCGTTCCGGGCGCTGCGCGGCGCGAACCGGTCGTTGGCGAGGGCGGTTTCGGCTGTGCCGCGGCCGCGCGGGCTGCGCACCCGGCTGCGGTACCGGCACCGGCTGCGGACCCGGCTGGACGCGAATCTCGCGGTGTACTGCGCGTACTGGGGCCGCGGCTATGTCTGCAACCCGGCGGCGATCCACGCCAAGGCACGCGAACTCGCCCCCCACATCCGCTCGGTGTTCCTGGTCGAGGCGGACCGGGCGCACACCGTGCCCGAGGGCGTGGAGTACGCGGTGATCGGCAGCCGTGAGTACTGGGACGCGCTGGCCCGCGCCAAGTACCTGATCAACAATGCCAACTTCGCGGACGCCGTGGTCAAGCGCAAGGGCAGTGTCCATCTGTCGACCCAGCACGGCACCCCGCTGAAGAAGATGGGCGCCGACCAGGCGACCTACCCGGTGGTGGCCGCGGCGACCGGCAGCTTCTCCAGGCTGCTGGCCCGCGTGGACCGCTGGGACTTCAACCTGAGCTCCAACCGCCACTCCACGGAAGTGTGGGAGCGGGCCTTCCCCTCGGCCCACGAGACCCTGGAGTACGGCTATCCGCGCAACGACGTCTACTGCACGGCGACCGCCGACGACGTGGCGCGGGTGCGCCGCGAACTGGGCGTCCCCGAGGACAAGAAGGCACTGCTCTTCGCGCCCACGCACCGCGACCACGCCACCGGCTTCGAGACGGGCCTGGATCTTGAGGCGCTGTGCGAGGAGATCGGTGACGAGTACGTGGTGCTGCTGCGCGCCCACTACTTCTACGACCGGGGTGCCGCGCGCGGCACCGGCCGGGTCATCGACGTCACCGGGCACGGCTCCGCCGAGGACGTGTGCCTGGCCGCCGACGCGCTGATCACCGACTACTCGTCGATCATGTTCGACTACGCCAACCTGGACCGGCCGATCGTCGTGTACGCCGACGACTGGGACGTCTACCGGGAGCTGCGGGGCGTCTACTTCGACCTGATGGAGGCGCCGCCGGGCCGGATGGCGCGGACGCTGGGCGAGCTCGCGGCGGTACTGCGGGACGGCTCTTACGCGGACGAGGAGGCGGGCACCCTGCGTGCCGCGTTCCGGGAGCGCTTCTGCCAGTTCGACGACGGGCACGCCGCCGAGCGTGTCGTACGCCGGGTGCTGCTCGGGGAGCCGCCCGAGGCGCTGCCGCCGGTGGTCCCGCTCGCCGAGCGCATCCCCGCCCCCGCCGCGACGACCCTTGTGAGGAGCTGA
- the galE gene encoding UDP-glucose 4-epimerase GalE has protein sequence MSWLITGGAGYIGAHVVRAMTEAGERAVVYDDLSTGIADRVPDSVPLVVGSTLDRERVARAIAAHRITGVVHLAAKKQVGESVDLPLLYYRENVEGLRVLLEAVTAADVRSFVFSSSAAVYGMPDVDLVTEETPCAPMSPYGETKLAGEWLVRATGKATGLATASLRYFNVAGAATPGLADTGVFNLVPMVFEKLTENAPPRIFGDDYPTPDGTCIRDYIHVVDLAEAHVAAARALQDSPGHDLTLNIGRGEGVSVREMIDRINAVTGYDRPPTVTPRRPGDPARVVASADRIATELDWKAKHDVQDMIASAWAGWVRQHPDAARD, from the coding sequence ATGTCCTGGCTGATCACCGGCGGCGCCGGTTACATCGGAGCGCACGTCGTACGGGCGATGACCGAGGCGGGCGAGCGCGCCGTGGTCTACGACGACCTGTCCACCGGCATCGCCGACCGTGTGCCCGACAGCGTCCCGCTGGTCGTCGGTTCGACCCTGGACCGTGAGCGTGTCGCCCGCGCCATCGCGGCCCACCGCATCACCGGTGTCGTCCATCTCGCGGCGAAGAAGCAGGTCGGCGAGTCGGTCGATCTGCCGCTGCTCTACTACCGGGAGAACGTCGAGGGCCTGCGAGTCCTCCTGGAGGCCGTGACGGCGGCCGACGTGCGGTCCTTCGTCTTCTCCTCCTCGGCGGCGGTGTACGGCATGCCGGACGTCGACCTGGTGACGGAGGAGACGCCGTGCGCGCCGATGTCGCCGTACGGCGAGACCAAGCTGGCGGGCGAGTGGCTGGTACGAGCGACCGGCAAGGCGACGGGCCTGGCCACGGCGTCGCTCCGCTACTTCAACGTGGCCGGCGCGGCCACCCCCGGGCTCGCCGACACCGGCGTCTTCAACCTCGTCCCGATGGTCTTCGAGAAGCTGACGGAGAACGCGCCCCCGCGCATCTTCGGCGACGACTACCCGACCCCCGACGGCACCTGCATCCGCGACTACATCCACGTGGTCGACCTGGCGGAGGCCCATGTCGCCGCCGCCCGTGCCCTCCAGGACTCGCCGGGCCACGACCTCACCCTCAACATCGGCCGCGGCGAGGGCGTTTCGGTGCGCGAGATGATCGACCGCATCAACGCCGTCACCGGCTACGACCGCCCCCCGACCGTCACCCCGCGCCGCCCCGGCGACCCGGCCCGCGTCGTCGCCTCCGCCGACCGCATCGCCACCGAACTGGACTGGAAGGCCAAGCACGACGTCCAGGACATGATCGCGTCGGCATGGGCGGGCTGGGTACGACAGCACCCGGACGCGGCCCGCGACTGA